One Nitrospirota bacterium DNA window includes the following coding sequences:
- a CDS encoding HigA family addiction module antitoxin translates to MRMKNPPHPGLSVRHDCLEPLGLSITDGAKALGVTRQAMNNLVSGKAGISAEMAIRLEKAFGGGAETWLRMQAAYDLAQVEKRVGKIKVRRVKEAVAPV, encoded by the coding sequence CTCCCCATCCAGGCTTGTCGGTGCGCCATGATTGCCTTGAGCCACTGGGGCTCTCCATTACGGATGGGGCGAAGGCATTGGGTGTGACGCGGCAGGCCATGAATAATCTGGTCAGCGGCAAGGCCGGGATTTCTGCGGAGATGGCGATCCGGCTGGAAAAGGCGTTCGGGGGCGGCGCCGAAACCTGGCTGCGAATGCAGGCAGCCTATGATCTGGCACAAGTGGAAAAACGCGTCGGAAAGATCAAGGTTCGGCGCGTCAAAGAGGCCGTAGCGCCGGTATGA